The Halomonas sp. 7T genome contains a region encoding:
- a CDS encoding alpha/beta fold hydrolase yields MNESTGVGTAAQPLSLANGRLAALSWGRSTAPTWVALHGWLDNAASFSRLAPLLVKALDIRIVAIDFRGHGHSAHAPTGNDYALWDYTHDVLDALESLAIEKTTLLAHSMGAAVACLVASALPERVDKLILLDGLGALNTPAEETASQLRKGLVAYRRPLSRPPRYPDVESAVAARVAGGVTPLDSITATPLVKRNTQATADGHVQMRTDSRLLKPSLVRFTPQQVLALLADIQAPVLLIEGEQGILGERSWAEKARQAVPNLTRHVLAGGHHLHLEPQAVHHVASTISQQA; encoded by the coding sequence ATGAATGAATCGACCGGCGTGGGTACGGCTGCACAACCGCTTTCCCTGGCGAATGGGCGGCTGGCGGCGCTTAGCTGGGGGCGTAGCACGGCGCCTACCTGGGTAGCACTGCATGGCTGGCTAGACAACGCGGCAAGCTTCAGCCGGCTGGCGCCGCTGTTGGTGAAAGCACTGGATATTCGCATTGTGGCGATTGATTTTCGCGGTCACGGGCATTCGGCTCATGCGCCTACAGGAAACGACTATGCACTCTGGGACTATACCCATGACGTGCTGGATGCCCTGGAATCGTTAGCGATCGAAAAGACAACGTTGCTTGCCCACTCGATGGGGGCAGCCGTGGCGTGCTTGGTGGCATCGGCACTGCCCGAGCGGGTGGATAAGCTCATTTTATTAGACGGTTTAGGCGCGCTCAACACACCTGCTGAAGAGACGGCCAGCCAACTACGCAAAGGGTTAGTGGCCTATAGGCGGCCGCTTTCCCGTCCTCCTCGTTATCCTGATGTTGAGAGTGCGGTCGCCGCGCGGGTAGCCGGTGGTGTCACGCCGCTGGATAGCATCACCGCCACGCCACTTGTGAAACGTAACACCCAGGCGACGGCTGATGGGCATGTGCAAATGCGTACCGATAGCCGTTTATTAAAACCTTCTTTGGTGCGCTTTACGCCCCAGCAGGTGTTGGCATTACTGGCAGACATTCAAGCACCGGTGCTATTGATAGAAGGGGAGCAGGGCATTTTAGGCGAGCGGAGCTGGGCGGAAAAAGCGCGCCAAGCGGTGCCAAACTTAACGCGCCATGTGCTGGCAGGGGGCCATCACCTGCATCTTGAACCTCAGGCGGTTCACCACGTGGCCAGCACCATTAGTCAGCAAGCGTAG
- a CDS encoding M20/M25/M40 family metallo-hydrolase yields MSNSAKPWTQPMPDAQFNLMRDILAAPSPVGLEGAMTYGVLKPYFESFAPSDWHLHQFKGNAGVVLDTHPGRDDMFTVMIIGHADKIRMQVRSIGEDGKIWINTDSFLPTVLIGHEVKLFSEDPDAPGSYRCIQGGTVEALGAIHFSDPAQRDGSKGIKKEQIYLDLQIHGENKKQQVLNLGVRPGDSIIFDRPIRPGFSPNTFYGAYLDNGLGCFVTAEVAKLIAESGGTKKVRVLFAIASYEEIGRFGSRVMAGELKPDALIGVDVNHDYVAAPGIGDKRMQPLEMGKGFTMAVGSIASEQLNRIIASAAKEQDIPLQRDIVGVDTGTDGMAGVLASIDSAATSIGFPIRNMHTISETGNTQDVLAAIHALTHTLKALDALPDLQREFLDNHPRLDQANPLTHQGSDKPESDKPDSNKSESDTPPNSADKKHTKSKKTKKK; encoded by the coding sequence ATGAGCAATAGCGCCAAACCCTGGACACAGCCCATGCCAGACGCGCAGTTCAACTTAATGCGCGATATTCTTGCCGCCCCTAGTCCGGTCGGTCTGGAAGGCGCCATGACCTACGGCGTTCTGAAGCCTTACTTTGAAAGCTTCGCGCCGAGCGACTGGCATCTGCATCAATTTAAAGGCAATGCGGGTGTCGTGCTGGACACCCACCCTGGCCGCGATGACATGTTTACAGTGATGATCATCGGCCACGCGGATAAAATCCGCATGCAGGTTCGTTCGATTGGTGAAGACGGCAAGATATGGATCAATACCGACTCCTTCCTGCCGACGGTACTGATTGGCCATGAAGTGAAGCTGTTTAGCGAAGACCCCGACGCCCCCGGCAGCTACCGCTGCATCCAAGGCGGCACAGTAGAAGCCCTGGGCGCTATTCACTTTTCTGACCCCGCCCAGCGCGATGGCAGCAAAGGCATCAAAAAAGAGCAGATCTACTTAGACCTGCAGATTCACGGCGAAAATAAAAAGCAGCAGGTGCTAAACCTCGGCGTTCGCCCGGGTGATTCGATTATTTTCGACCGGCCTATTCGTCCTGGCTTTAGCCCAAACACCTTTTACGGTGCTTACCTGGATAATGGCTTAGGCTGCTTTGTTACCGCAGAAGTGGCGAAGTTAATCGCCGAATCAGGCGGCACCAAAAAAGTACGCGTACTGTTTGCCATTGCCAGCTACGAAGAGATTGGCCGTTTCGGCAGCCGCGTGATGGCAGGTGAACTCAAGCCAGACGCACTGATTGGCGTCGACGTTAACCACGACTACGTAGCCGCCCCCGGTATTGGCGACAAGCGGATGCAGCCGCTGGAAATGGGTAAAGGCTTCACCATGGCGGTCGGTTCTATTGCTAGCGAACAGCTCAACCGCATCATTGCCAGCGCCGCCAAAGAGCAGGATATTCCCCTGCAGCGGGATATCGTCGGCGTGGATACCGGTACTGACGGCATGGCGGGCGTACTCGCTTCTATTGATAGCGCGGCCACCTCCATCGGTTTTCCGATCCGCAACATGCACACCATCTCTGAAACCGGCAACACCCAGGATGTGCTCGCAGCGATTCATGCACTGACTCACACGCTCAAAGCACTGGATGCGCTGCCTGATTTACAGCGGGAATTTCTAGACAATCACCCACGGCTTGATCAGGCCAACCCACTTACTCACCAAGGCAGTGATAAGCCTGAAAGTGACAAGCCTGACAGCAACAAATCTGAAAGCGATACGCCTCCTAACAGCGCAGACAAAAAACACACAAAGTCTAAAAAAACAAAGAAGAAGTAG
- a CDS encoding type 1 glutamine amidotransferase domain-containing protein produces the protein MSKRILVVLTSHDQLGDTGEKTGFWLEELAAPYYVFKDAGADITLASPKGGQPPLDPKSDADDSQTDETRRFKQDGEANAALAATHRLSNMSADDFDAVFYPGGHGPLWDLVNDQDSIQLIENFIAQGKPVASVCHAPIVLINAKNSSGEPLVKGRQVTGFTNGEEEAVGLTGIVPHLVEDALQQCGGIYSKADDFTPYVREDGQLITGQNPPSSAATAEALVAWLAR, from the coding sequence ATGAGCAAGCGTATTTTGGTGGTACTAACGTCACACGATCAGTTAGGAGATACGGGTGAAAAAACCGGCTTTTGGCTGGAAGAGCTAGCCGCGCCGTACTATGTGTTTAAAGATGCGGGGGCTGATATTACGCTTGCCTCGCCGAAAGGTGGGCAGCCGCCGCTGGATCCGAAAAGTGACGCAGACGATAGCCAAACCGACGAAACGCGGCGCTTTAAGCAAGATGGTGAGGCTAATGCGGCGCTAGCGGCCACCCATCGCCTTAGCAATATGAGTGCCGATGATTTCGATGCGGTGTTCTATCCAGGTGGTCATGGCCCGCTGTGGGATTTGGTTAACGACCAAGACTCTATCCAGCTGATTGAAAACTTTATTGCGCAGGGTAAGCCAGTGGCATCGGTATGCCATGCACCCATCGTGTTAATTAATGCGAAAAACAGCAGTGGTGAGCCGCTGGTGAAAGGGCGTCAGGTGACAGGCTTCACTAACGGCGAAGAAGAGGCGGTCGGTTTGACAGGTATCGTGCCGCATTTGGTGGAGGATGCGCTGCAGCAGTGTGGCGGCATTTACAGCAAAGCAGACGACTTTACGCCGTATGTGCGTGAAGACGGCCAGTTGATTACCGGGCAAAACCCGCCTTCCTCTGCGGCTACCGCTGAAGCACTGGTGGCGTGGCTGGCGCGTTAA
- a CDS encoding LexA family protein, translated as MPSQPTTVATAQPLTSQPLPFPTLYGRAGFSGFPSPAQDYEPRTLDLNERLIKHPTHTFYLTATGDSMEGWGIFDGDLLVVDRSIPPRLGHILVAMLEEEVLIKRYALYQGTPHLCSAHPHYPPLPLEETNCQLWGVVRAVIHEYLP; from the coding sequence ATGCCGTCTCAACCCACTACTGTTGCGACAGCCCAGCCGTTAACCTCTCAGCCGCTGCCATTTCCAACGTTATACGGCCGCGCTGGGTTTAGCGGCTTCCCTTCGCCCGCTCAGGATTACGAACCGCGCACGCTCGATCTCAACGAACGGCTGATCAAGCATCCTACCCATACGTTTTACCTCACCGCCACGGGTGACAGCATGGAAGGCTGGGGGATATTCGACGGTGACTTGCTAGTGGTAGATCGCAGCATACCGCCCCGCTTAGGGCATATCCTGGTCGCCATGTTGGAAGAGGAAGTGCTGATCAAGCGTTATGCGCTCTATCAAGGCACGCCACACCTTTGCTCGGCACACCCTCACTACCCGCCATTGCCGCTAGAAGAGACAAATTGCCAGCTATGGGGCGTGGTGCGCGCCGTCATCCACGAGTATCTGCCATGA
- a CDS encoding DUF6746 family protein: MKRISVLILGSLMSSGVVLADEQNRLDHFEGVSSENLTQALENLTEGNQQLIQLLNAETLSNEQMGEIHMLTYTLENALQRIDQEVETMAVSLEEVHLGSETLNQERVATNAADYLEASAPLTQ, from the coding sequence ATGAAACGCATTTCCGTTTTGATTCTGGGAAGCTTAATGAGCAGCGGCGTTGTTTTGGCAGATGAGCAGAATCGCCTGGATCATTTTGAGGGAGTGTCTTCTGAAAATCTCACGCAAGCGCTGGAAAATCTTACAGAAGGCAATCAACAGCTCATTCAGCTTCTAAACGCTGAAACCCTCTCTAACGAACAAATGGGAGAGATTCATATGCTGACCTACACGCTTGAAAATGCACTTCAGCGGATAGATCAAGAAGTCGAAACGATGGCAGTTTCACTAGAAGAAGTGCACCTGGGCTCTGAAACGCTGAATCAAGAACGTGTTGCCACGAACGCTGCCGACTACCTAGAAGCCTCTGCGCCTCTGACCCAATAG
- a CDS encoding sodium-dependent transporter has protein sequence MASTEQPRIQWLGRWGFMLAATGSAVGLGNIWKFPYITGEYGGGAFVLVYLACILAVGVPVMMTEIAFGRRGRGSPIDAIRRVVNESGRASVWSLIGWMAMLCGFMILSFYVVVAGWSFSYLWKMLTGGLAGGSVDDMAAVFGANNANPFILGGWSTLVTVLTMVIVGKGVQEGIEKNVSWMMPGLVLMLVLLIVFGVFSGGFGEAVSFLFSFNAGSLSSEGMLAALGHAFFTLSLASGAILTYGSYLPKGASIGRTTVSVAIADTVVALMAGLAIFPVIFANGMNPGEGPGLIFMSLPLAFQAMPMGTLFGILFFLMLSMAALTSSISMVEATVSWLCDNKGMNRKSASWATGIVLWLISTLAMLSFNVGADWTVAGKNFFDWLDYLTSRWMMPLGGLGMVLLAGFVLKSETFRDELGLAPLPYALWLAMVRYVSPLGILVIFVDALGLYPVSFAAHWPILLAILVIFALAGEALSPRLRQAVRLR, from the coding sequence ATGGCGTCTACTGAGCAACCTCGCATCCAGTGGCTAGGCCGCTGGGGCTTTATGTTGGCAGCCACCGGGTCGGCGGTGGGGCTTGGCAATATTTGGAAGTTCCCTTATATCACCGGGGAGTATGGCGGCGGGGCCTTCGTACTGGTCTATCTGGCGTGCATTTTAGCCGTCGGCGTACCGGTGATGATGACCGAGATTGCCTTTGGTCGCCGTGGTCGCGGCAGCCCGATTGACGCAATACGGCGTGTTGTTAATGAGTCTGGCCGCGCGTCTGTCTGGTCGCTGATTGGTTGGATGGCGATGCTGTGCGGTTTTATGATTCTGTCGTTTTATGTCGTGGTCGCAGGCTGGTCATTCTCCTATTTATGGAAAATGCTCACCGGTGGTCTGGCGGGCGGCAGCGTTGATGATATGGCGGCGGTCTTCGGGGCCAATAATGCCAACCCGTTCATTTTGGGTGGCTGGAGCACGCTGGTGACGGTGCTCACGATGGTGATTGTGGGTAAAGGCGTTCAGGAAGGCATCGAGAAAAATGTCAGCTGGATGATGCCTGGGCTAGTGCTCATGCTTGTGCTGCTGATTGTGTTCGGCGTGTTTTCCGGTGGGTTCGGCGAAGCCGTGAGCTTTTTGTTCTCGTTTAACGCCGGAAGTCTCTCCAGTGAAGGCATGTTGGCGGCGTTGGGCCACGCCTTTTTCACCTTGTCGTTGGCTTCCGGCGCGATTCTGACCTACGGCAGCTACTTGCCTAAAGGTGCTTCGATTGGGCGTACCACGGTAAGCGTGGCCATTGCTGATACCGTCGTGGCTCTGATGGCGGGGTTAGCGATTTTTCCGGTGATTTTTGCCAATGGCATGAACCCCGGTGAAGGGCCGGGGCTGATCTTTATGAGCCTGCCGCTGGCCTTCCAGGCGATGCCAATGGGCACGCTATTTGGCATTCTGTTTTTCTTGATGCTCTCAATGGCGGCGCTGACCTCATCTATTTCGATGGTGGAAGCCACGGTGTCGTGGTTATGCGACAACAAAGGTATGAATCGCAAGTCTGCCTCTTGGGCGACGGGTATCGTGCTATGGCTGATCAGCACGCTGGCAATGCTGTCGTTTAACGTCGGGGCCGACTGGACAGTAGCAGGTAAAAACTTCTTTGATTGGTTGGATTACCTGACCTCGCGCTGGATGATGCCACTGGGTGGCCTAGGTATGGTGCTGCTGGCAGGGTTTGTGCTGAAAAGCGAAACCTTCCGCGACGAGCTGGGCCTTGCGCCTTTGCCTTATGCACTTTGGCTCGCCATGGTGCGTTACGTCAGTCCGCTAGGTATTTTGGTTATTTTTGTCGACGCGCTGGGCCTTTACCCAGTGTCGTTTGCTGCTCACTGGCCGATACTACTGGCGATCTTAGTAATATTTGCGCTAGCCGGCGAGGCGTTAAGCCCGCGGCTGCGCCAAGCGGTGCGCTTGCGCTAA
- a CDS encoding YbfB/YjiJ family MFS transporter translates to MPTVSLRAQRFKVLLAGVFSQILCIGVARFAYTPLLPVMQQQSWIGDADGGWLAALNYAGYMLGAVLAASIRSIHLKDTLFRIGLILAVLTTAGMALTEHFWLWAGLRFFAGLSSSGSMLLASGLILHWLIQHQQRGELGIHFAGVGIGIVVAALAVELMLKLSLNWQAQWWGFSVLGAVLLVPAWRWLPRPVKPLPGAGASHEAPAHPPSRTFMRLMLPAYFCAGYGYVISATFIVTIVEREPLLAGAGNWAFALVGLAAAPAVMLWDLVARRIGYLGALSVAMWIQVVGIVLPAMTSSLPGVLLSAVLYGGTFLGCVSLVLTMAGRLYPSSPAKLMGQMTLAYGAAQIFAPALTGMLAEASGNYSLGLWLAGGFVALGALLLMWLRKVDQTAQRLDAEAKALQVA, encoded by the coding sequence ATGCCGACGGTTAGCCTGCGCGCGCAGCGCTTTAAAGTGCTATTGGCGGGTGTTTTTAGCCAAATTCTGTGTATCGGCGTTGCCCGCTTTGCTTACACGCCTTTACTCCCTGTGATGCAGCAGCAGAGTTGGATAGGTGATGCTGATGGTGGCTGGTTAGCGGCGCTAAACTACGCAGGCTATATGCTGGGGGCGGTCTTGGCTGCCTCTATTCGTAGTATTCATCTGAAAGATACGCTGTTCAGAATCGGTTTGATCTTAGCGGTGCTGACCACCGCGGGAATGGCATTAACTGAACACTTCTGGCTATGGGCGGGGCTGCGCTTTTTTGCCGGGCTTTCCAGCAGTGGCTCGATGCTACTGGCCTCGGGGTTAATTCTTCATTGGTTGATTCAACACCAGCAGCGTGGCGAGCTGGGTATTCACTTTGCAGGGGTCGGCATTGGTATTGTGGTGGCGGCGTTGGCGGTCGAGCTGATGCTGAAACTGTCGTTAAACTGGCAGGCGCAGTGGTGGGGGTTTAGCGTTCTGGGGGCGGTGCTACTGGTGCCTGCTTGGCGCTGGCTGCCCCGCCCGGTGAAGCCGCTGCCTGGTGCAGGTGCGTCTCATGAAGCGCCTGCCCATCCTCCCTCGCGTACCTTTATGCGGCTGATGCTGCCGGCCTATTTTTGCGCCGGTTACGGTTATGTGATTAGCGCTACCTTTATTGTCACGATTGTCGAGCGCGAGCCGTTGCTGGCGGGCGCGGGTAATTGGGCGTTTGCGTTGGTTGGGCTGGCGGCGGCGCCTGCGGTAATGCTGTGGGATTTAGTGGCGCGGCGCATCGGTTATTTGGGGGCGTTAAGCGTGGCGATGTGGATACAGGTGGTGGGCATTGTGCTGCCTGCCATGACCTCCAGCCTGCCTGGGGTACTGCTAAGCGCGGTGCTTTATGGCGGTACCTTTTTGGGCTGCGTGAGTTTAGTGCTCACGATGGCGGGTAGGCTCTACCCTTCTAGTCCTGCCAAGTTAATGGGGCAAATGACGCTGGCTTATGGGGCTGCGCAAATTTTTGCTCCCGCGCTTACCGGTATGCTGGCAGAGGCGTCAGGTAATTACTCGTTGGGACTGTGGTTGGCAGGCGGCTTTGTTGCGCTAGGGGCGCTGCTCTTGATGTGGTTAAGAAAGGTGGATCAAACTGCCCAGCGGCTAGATGCAGAAGCAAAAGCACTCCAGGTAGCCTAA
- a CDS encoding MipA/OmpV family protein, translated as MTTLVSRATQRASQRKCMAPWLAAAFGIALAAPAWGDSWEGSIGAGVTYSPDYLGSDDYDARAWPVVNLTYGDQLSINVRNGIEWHAIRQGNWTASPFISYTFGRDNKGDISQFEKVDGGATLGLRVSYQQGLWRYSVAGSTPVSGDVEGAKFSANAALRMPVSERTLFTLTPSVTYSNEKWTESLFGVSVQDSARSGVAAYSPDSGYWRMGANASLSYFLTPEWTATGFVGATYLTGSAADSPIVDELGSDWQTLTGVTLSYRF; from the coding sequence GTGACGACTCTCGTTTCTCGCGCAACGCAACGCGCTTCTCAACGTAAGTGTATGGCCCCATGGCTAGCAGCGGCTTTCGGCATCGCGCTAGCCGCACCCGCCTGGGGAGATAGTTGGGAAGGCAGTATCGGGGCAGGCGTCACCTACTCTCCTGATTATCTAGGCAGCGACGACTATGACGCACGTGCCTGGCCCGTTGTTAACCTCACATATGGCGACCAGCTTTCGATCAACGTACGCAACGGGATTGAGTGGCACGCTATTCGTCAAGGCAACTGGACAGCCTCACCTTTCATTAGCTATACCTTTGGGCGGGATAATAAGGGCGATATCAGCCAGTTTGAAAAAGTCGATGGCGGTGCCACGTTAGGTTTACGAGTCAGCTATCAGCAAGGACTCTGGCGTTATAGCGTTGCAGGCAGTACGCCGGTGAGCGGCGATGTAGAGGGCGCAAAATTTTCAGCCAATGCCGCCTTGCGCATGCCGGTTAGCGAACGGACACTTTTTACCCTAACGCCCAGCGTTACCTATTCAAACGAGAAATGGACCGAGTCGCTGTTTGGTGTGTCGGTGCAAGACAGCGCGCGTAGCGGCGTGGCGGCCTACTCTCCGGATAGTGGTTACTGGCGCATGGGAGCCAATGCAAGCCTTAGCTACTTCCTGACGCCTGAATGGACAGCCACCGGCTTTGTGGGCGCAACGTATCTCACTGGCAGCGCTGCCGACAGCCCTATTGTTGATGAGCTAGGCAGCGATTGGCAAACCCTCACAGGGGTAACACTTAGCTATCGCTTTTAA
- a CDS encoding CLCA_X family protein, producing the protein MSIEAREFYRRGPVHRSARASSFALIRRQFDFRSIEIGRWVTTAERDRAAELFHDALCDLMLILRGNEALISLRGSIALQYGSGGRPGVSAHYDPSQRCFSLAKNAGPGSIAHEWFHAFDHYIAQKCFHNVPTSAFASAAWLSDAAPIPHPLNQRLLACFNAILLHPDGQQPSALFNYSAAMDKAQGQLYYSKPEELCARAFEAFVQDATIKNHFLVNGTQTSHEAEHGLYPQGEQRERINALFSNYFASLGRALSKESPS; encoded by the coding sequence GTGAGTATTGAAGCGCGAGAGTTTTACCGCCGTGGGCCCGTGCACCGCTCAGCGCGTGCCAGCAGCTTTGCGCTAATTCGTCGCCAGTTCGATTTTCGTTCCATTGAAATCGGCCGCTGGGTGACCACCGCCGAACGCGACCGCGCTGCCGAGCTTTTTCACGATGCACTGTGCGATTTAATGCTGATCCTGCGCGGCAATGAGGCACTGATTTCACTGCGTGGTTCGATAGCCCTGCAGTACGGAAGCGGTGGTAGGCCCGGCGTTTCCGCTCATTACGACCCCAGCCAGCGCTGCTTTTCGCTCGCTAAAAATGCGGGGCCTGGCAGCATTGCCCATGAATGGTTCCACGCGTTTGATCACTACATTGCTCAGAAGTGTTTTCATAACGTACCCACTAGCGCCTTTGCCTCGGCGGCATGGCTATCGGATGCAGCTCCGATTCCCCACCCGCTCAACCAGCGCTTACTCGCCTGCTTTAACGCTATTCTGCTTCATCCCGACGGCCAGCAGCCCAGCGCGCTTTTCAACTACTCCGCTGCTATGGATAAAGCCCAGGGCCAACTCTATTACAGCAAACCAGAAGAGCTGTGCGCCCGAGCGTTTGAAGCTTTCGTGCAGGACGCCACCATCAAAAACCACTTCCTAGTGAACGGTACCCAAACCTCCCACGAGGCAGAGCACGGCCTATACCCACAAGGCGAGCAACGCGAACGCATCAATGCGCTGTTCAGCAACTATTTTGCCAGCTTGGGGAGGGCGCTCAGCAAAGAGAGTCCTTCATAA
- a CDS encoding tyrosine-type recombinase/integrase — MAIHKLSPRKVATAEPGKHEDGGGLRLVVSKGGAKKWVLRFTLKSKRREMGLGSFPDTGLAEARRKAENYRKLAKEGTDPIHARELETQQQSTPTFTNCAARYIQSHRRSWRNAKHARQWVSTLKTYARPVIGEMPVDEIDTHQILNILSPIWIAKTETAKRVQGRIENVLDYASAHKYRDEANPARWRGHLDKLLPKPSKVQKVTHHPAMPYEQVAEFMEAVQNYNSMSSKALQLLILTATRTSEVLNAEWNEIDLVNATWIIPAKRMKASREHRIPLSRQALVLIANLPKIKGNAFIFPGMKPGRPLSNMSLLQFMRGLGYGPNGDKGNYVPHGFRSSFRDWTGEVTSYPRDVAEMALAHAIENKVEAAYRRGDLFEKRRAMMQDWADYVKDHNFQ, encoded by the coding sequence GTGGCAATACACAAGCTTAGCCCACGCAAAGTAGCTACTGCTGAACCGGGCAAACATGAAGATGGTGGCGGTTTACGCCTAGTGGTTTCTAAAGGTGGGGCTAAGAAATGGGTACTTAGATTTACTTTAAAAAGTAAACGCCGAGAAATGGGGCTTGGCAGCTTCCCGGACACAGGCTTAGCCGAGGCTCGTCGTAAAGCTGAAAACTATAGAAAGCTGGCCAAAGAAGGCACTGACCCAATTCACGCTCGCGAGCTGGAAACGCAGCAACAATCGACCCCTACGTTTACAAATTGCGCTGCACGGTATATTCAGTCTCACCGGCGTAGCTGGCGAAATGCTAAGCATGCTCGACAATGGGTTAGCACATTAAAGACTTACGCAAGGCCAGTCATTGGCGAAATGCCTGTTGATGAAATCGACACTCATCAAATACTCAATATACTTAGCCCCATATGGATAGCTAAGACTGAAACTGCTAAGCGTGTTCAAGGCCGAATTGAGAATGTGTTGGACTATGCTTCAGCACACAAATATCGAGATGAAGCCAACCCAGCACGCTGGCGTGGTCACTTAGATAAATTGTTGCCAAAACCATCAAAAGTTCAGAAAGTTACTCATCACCCTGCAATGCCCTACGAACAAGTGGCTGAGTTCATGGAGGCTGTACAAAATTACAATAGCATGTCATCAAAAGCGCTGCAGTTACTGATCCTAACAGCAACCAGGACGTCGGAAGTTCTCAATGCTGAGTGGAACGAAATTGATCTTGTTAACGCCACGTGGATTATTCCTGCGAAGCGCATGAAAGCTAGCCGTGAACATCGCATCCCCCTCTCCCGCCAAGCTTTAGTGCTGATAGCTAATCTGCCAAAGATTAAAGGCAATGCATTTATTTTTCCGGGTATGAAACCTGGCCGTCCTCTTTCCAACATGTCCCTACTACAGTTCATGCGCGGTCTTGGTTATGGCCCAAACGGTGACAAAGGCAACTATGTACCACATGGTTTTCGGTCAAGTTTTCGCGACTGGACAGGTGAAGTGACAAGCTATCCGCGCGATGTGGCTGAGATGGCGTTAGCTCATGCTATAGAAAATAAAGTAGAAGCCGCCTACAGACGTGGTGATCTTTTTGAAAAACGCAGGGCTATGATGCAGGATTGGGCAGACTACGTGAAAGACCATAATTTTCAATAA
- a CDS encoding Y-family DNA polymerase: protein MIGLVDANNFYVSCERVFNPALEGKPVGVMSNNDGCVIARSAEMKAMEIPMGTPSFKLEGLRRRGAIHLLSSNYELYGDMSARLTQLLQDACPEVAPYSIDEMFIYLDGFSDAQCQTLGEAMRRRIRRYLGLPVCVGLAPTHTLAKLANHVAKKQPYYQGVCLLTANSPTTTALLKQLPVNEVWGVGRRIAERLAVSGIRTAWQLRECDPKQLRKRFSVVLARTAIELRGTPCLEMNALEEPRQRIMTSRSFGQATGIKAELHAALRRHAQRSAEKLRQQKSLTRAVLLFLNTNRHRKDQPQLSPSAMIPLASPSDDTRVILEAVREGLEQMYRPGFQFMKAGVMLLDLVDAQQYQLSLLQTPTKAHPHLMNTVDAINQRMGQGTIRFGMTAAKAPWQLRCAHRSQRYTTCWEELMEAGTHPGAIAAARVKREQQRLAQAHRLAQPRA from the coding sequence ATGATTGGCCTGGTTGACGCCAATAACTTTTATGTTTCCTGCGAGCGTGTATTTAATCCTGCGCTTGAAGGCAAACCCGTTGGCGTAATGTCAAACAACGACGGCTGTGTGATTGCCCGCTCGGCCGAAATGAAAGCGATGGAAATCCCCATGGGTACTCCCTCCTTCAAGCTGGAAGGCTTGCGCCGACGAGGAGCGATTCACCTGTTGTCATCTAACTACGAGCTGTATGGCGACATGTCCGCACGTCTTACCCAGCTACTGCAAGATGCTTGCCCAGAGGTCGCGCCTTACTCTATTGATGAAATGTTTATCTATCTAGACGGCTTCAGCGACGCACAATGCCAAACGCTTGGGGAAGCCATGCGCCGCCGTATTCGCCGCTATTTAGGGCTTCCCGTATGCGTCGGACTGGCACCTACCCATACGCTCGCCAAGCTCGCTAATCACGTTGCCAAAAAGCAGCCTTACTACCAAGGGGTTTGCCTACTCACGGCCAATAGCCCAACCACTACGGCGCTGCTGAAACAGCTGCCGGTGAATGAGGTATGGGGTGTCGGCAGACGTATAGCAGAACGGCTCGCGGTAAGTGGCATTCGCACGGCATGGCAGTTACGGGAGTGCGACCCAAAGCAACTTCGCAAACGATTTTCAGTGGTACTGGCCCGTACAGCGATCGAGCTACGCGGCACCCCCTGTTTGGAAATGAACGCACTAGAAGAGCCGCGTCAGCGTATTATGACATCGCGCTCATTTGGACAGGCCACCGGCATCAAAGCGGAACTGCACGCAGCCCTGCGCCGCCATGCCCAGCGTAGTGCTGAAAAGTTGCGCCAGCAAAAAAGCCTTACCCGCGCTGTGTTGCTGTTTCTAAACACCAACCGCCACCGCAAAGACCAGCCTCAACTTTCGCCCAGCGCGATGATTCCCCTAGCATCACCAAGCGACGATACCCGCGTTATTTTAGAGGCCGTACGCGAGGGGCTTGAGCAGATGTATCGGCCGGGGTTTCAGTTCATGAAAGCCGGCGTCATGTTGTTGGATTTAGTGGATGCGCAGCAGTATCAACTTTCACTGTTGCAGACTCCCACCAAGGCGCATCCGCACTTGATGAATACCGTTGACGCTATTAATCAGCGCATGGGGCAAGGCACGATTCGTTTTGGTATGACAGCGGCAAAAGCACCGTGGCAGTTGCGCTGCGCGCATCGTTCTCAGCGCTACACCACGTGCTGGGAGGAGTTAATGGAGGCAGGCACTCACCCCGGCGCGATTGCCGCCGCCAGGGTGAAGCGTGAACAGCAGCGGTTAGCGCAAGCGCACCGCTTGGCGCAGCCGCGGGCTTAA